ACGGTGGAAATGACCATGTTGGCGGACAGCCACAGGGTGAAGTTGTCGAAAATGCTGACGTGGGTGCGCTCGTGCGGCAGCACGCGCTCGATGCCGCGCGCCTCGATGCCGCCGGGGAAGACGGCCGGATTGACGCCCAGACTGGAATCGTCGGCTGAAGTGGACATGCGATAGCTTCCTCGTTTGTTGTTGTGGTTTGTCCGCGCCGGGCGGCCGCGCGCGCCTCGGGGACGCGGAGCACCGCCATGACGGCTGGCCGGGGCAAAATGCAAATATCGGACCGCCGGACGGCGGCGCCCCGTGGCGGCCCGGTAACGAGGAAGCGGATGGTAACAGCAGGCGGGCCTGCACCCAAAGCGTGCAGGCCCGCCTCGATGCGGCGCGTTATTCGCTCGCCACGGCGGCGCCGGGGGGCCAGCCCACCCCGCTCGGCACGTAGTGATAGGCGCCGCTGAGGTTGGGGTCCCGCGGCAGGATGCCGGCATCGGCCAGCTGCCGAGCCATGCGCCGGAGCACGGTGCCGTCGATGCGGCCGAGGTCGTAACCCACCGGCGGACGCATGATCTCGTAGATCTTGGCCAGCCCCTTGAGCTCGAAGGGGATGTTCAGGCTCGGCGAGGCCTTGGCCAGCATCTTGCCGGCCTCTTCGGGGTGCTGGAAGGCATAGCGGTAGCCGCGATAGCGCGCGTGCAGCACTTGGCGGATGATCTCGGGGTGCTCGCGCAGGGTCTTCTCGGTGGTGAACACCACGTTCTCAGGCCAGTCGACGCCCAGATCGCTGTACGACACCACGTGATACGGCTGCTTGGCGTGCTCGGCCGCCACCATCACCTCGTTGTAGACCATGCCCGAGGCGAACTCGTAGCGGTGATTGAGCCAGGCGCCGAGGGTGGCCGGATCGCCGGTCTGGTTGACGATCTGGACATGCTGCGCCCAGTCCTTGCCGAACACGGCCTTGATCGGCGTGTCGTAACCGATCCAGGTGGCGAAGGTGCCGTGGATGTCGTCCTTGGTCTTGACCGGTTTCCAGGACAGGATTCGCATCGCCGAGTGCTGGAAATCGGCGGACAGGATCACCAGCGGCAAGCCCTGGCTGAGCCGCGCGCGCACGACGTTGTATGGCAGGTCGACACCCAGGGCGACGACGCCGTCGCGACTGGCGGCCATCACCCGCTGGATGGGCGACAGCCCCGGGCCGCCCGGCACGATGCGCACGTCGAGATCGCCGAAAAAGCCCTTATCCTTGGCCACCACGTCGCCGATCGACTCGGCGTGGATGAACCAGGATTCGATCACCTGCACCGACGGCTTCTCCGCCGCCTGAGCGCCGAAGGCCGCGAAGCCCAGCAGCAACAGCCCTGCCCTTGCCCATTTCTGAATCATGCCCTTGTCTCCCTTTTGTGTTGGCCCTTCAAGTCGTGCATCGGCGCCGGCCGGGCCGGCGCCGGTTCAGCCGGCCGCGCGCAGCCGCATCCGGTGCCAGCCCAGCACCCGGCGTTCCAGCAGCTCCAGCAGCCCCATCAGCAGCCAGCCGAGCACGGTGCACAGCAGGGCGCTGAGGAAAACCCGTGGGGTATTGCCCACGTAACGCGAATCCATGATCAAAAAGCCCAGCCCCTGATAGGCGCCGAACAGTTCGCCCACGATGGCGCCGTTGACCGCCGCCATCGCGCCGCCCTTGAGGCTGGTCATCAGCACCGGCAGCGACGCCGGCAGCTTGAGGTAGAGCAACCGCTGCATGAAGCTGGCGCTGTAGGAGGTCATCAGGTCTTCGTACAGCGGCGGCGAGGCGCCGAAGGCCTGGTGGGTGTGATAGACCACGGCGAAGAAGCAGAACAGCGCGGCGGCCACGGTCTGCGCCTCCATCGGCGCCGGAAACCAGATCACCACCAGGCCGGCCATGGCCACGAAGGGGACCGAGTTGAGCGTGACCACCAGCCGCTGGATGTAGTCGCGCAGCCAGTGCGGCAGCCCGAGCAGCGCCACCGACACCAGCAGCGCGGCCACGCTGCCGACGACGAAGCCGATGCCAATCTCGGCGGCGGTGATGAGGGTGAAGTGCAGCAGCAGGCCCGGCTGACGGCCGGCTTGGAGCAGCACCTGCAGGGGATCGGGCAGCAAATAGGTCTGGCCGTACAGACGCGCGACCACCGCCCACAGCCCGATGCTGACGACGCCGAAGATCACCCAGCGCCCGACCGCCGCGCCCCCGGCGCCGGCTGCTCCCCCCTTAGCCTCCATCTTGCCCGCCCTTTTGCCGTATGCCGGCCCGTCGCGAATGCGCGCGGGCCCGTCCAGAATCATAGCGGACTGGTCCGAAAACGCCGGACGCCCACCCGTATCGCGTCGCCGCCCTGTCCTGGCGCCGACGTCGGCCTTCGGTTTCGCCATGCAGGGAGTGGGCCGGATCGCGCAGGCCCGTCTCGCGCCGCCGGCTGGCGGGTGCGACGCGGCTCGTGCGGAGTCCGCGCACCATGGCGGTGCGCGTGGCGCCTGGATCAGGCGGAAGCCGTGCGCGGCGGTGCGGCGGGCGGGTCGTGGCGCGCGCCCGCGATCCAGGTGGCCAGCGGGCGACCCTCCAGCTCGGCCATGCCGCCGCGCGTCCACTCGCCGATCCAGCCCTCGACGTCGAGCTGGCCGCCGGGCGCGGGCAACAGCACGAAATCCGCGCGCTTGCCGGCATCGAGGTTGCCCGCGACCGCATCGCGCCCCATGCACTCGGCGCCGGCCAGGGTGGCGCGGTACAGCGCCTCGACGGCGCTGACCGCCACGCCGGCGGCGCGGTGCGCATCGAGATAGCGCTGCATCACGTGCAGCAGGCTGTGCGAGGGGCCGGCGCCGACGTCGCTGGCGAGCGCGTAGGGAATGCCGTGGCGGCGCACGGCTTCGAGGTCCATGCGCCCCGAATCCAGCGCCTCGTTGCTCGACGGGCAGTGCGCGATCCAGCTGCCGCGCGCGCGCAGCACGGCCCACTCTCGCGGCGAGAGGTGCACGCAGTGCCCGAGCACGCTGCGCGGCCCGAGCAGGCCGGCGCGATCGTAGACGTCGGTGTAGTCCTCGGCGTCGGGGAATTCGCGCAGCACCTCGCGGATTTCGCCGGGCGATTCGGACAGGTGCGTCTGCACATGGAAACCGCCGACGCGCGCATACACGCCCAGCTCGGCCATCAGGCGCGGGCTGCAGTTGAGCGCGAAGCGCGGCGAGACCACATAGCGCTCGGTGCCGAGCCCACTCGCGCGGCGGTCCAACTCGACGGCCTCGTGCACGCTGGCGCGCGTCAGCGCCTCGGGCGCGCCATGCTCCATCACCACGTCGCCCACCATCCAGTCGCCCACGCGCGCCTGGTCGGCGATGCGCACCGCCTCGGCGTGCGCGCTGGAATAACTCATGCCCATCACCGTGCCGGCACGCACGGTGTCGGCGAAGAAGCGCTGCGCGGCGGCGCGCGCGAAATCCTGATCGGCGTAGCGCGTCTCCTCCGGCCAAATGTGCTCGCGCAGCCAAGGCATCAGCGCTTCCTCGAAGGCGCCGCGCACCGGATGCTGCACCCAGTGGATGTGCACATCGGCAAAGCCCGGCACGATCACGCCCTCCAGCGTCTCGACGCGATCGTGGGCCTCGCCGACGCGCATCACGGCATCGAAATCGCCGAGCGCCTCGATGCGCCCGTCGCGCACGCGCAGGCCGCCGTCGATCCAGGCGTCGTACAGGTTCGCGCCGCGCGGATTGATCATCGGCGCGCGGTAGACGACGGCGCTCACGCGCGCACCCCCGCGGCGGTGAGCAGCGCATGCGAGGCGGCGCGCTGCGCCGCGGCGAGGGCCGCGCGATCCACGCCCGGCACCTCGCCGTCGATCAGGCGCCACGCACCCGCGACCATTACCCGGTCGGCGTTCTGGGCGGCGCAGAGGACCAACGCGGCCAGCGGATCGCCAGCCCCTGCGAAGCCGAGGTCGTCCACCCGGAACAGCGCGAGGTCGGCCTGGCAGCCGGGCGCGATGCGCCCCAGCTCGGGCCGGCCGAGACAGCGCGCGCCGCCCTCGGTGGCCCAGCGCAGCGCGTCGCGATGGCCGATTACGCCGGCCCCCGCGTGCAGGCGCTGGAGCAGGAAGGCCTGGCGCACCTCGGCGATCAGGTTGGAGGCATCGTTCGAGGCCGAGCCGTCGACACCGAGCCCCACCGGCGCGCCGGCCGCCTCCAGCGCCGGCACAGGGCAGCGACCGGAGGCCAGGATCATGTTGGACGAGGGACAGTGGGCGACGCCCACGCCGGCGGCGCCGAGGCGCGCGATCTCGGTCTCGTCGAAGTGGATGCCGTGGGCCACCCAGACGTCGTCCGCGATCCAACCGAGGTCGTCGAGGTAATCGACCGGGCGGCGACCGAAATGCGCGAGGCAGTAGTCGGTCTCGTCGTCGGTCTCGGCCAGATGGGTGTGCAGCCGGGCGCCGTGACGACGCGCCAGCGCGGCGCTCTCGCGCATGAGGTCGGCGGTGACCGAGAACGGCGAGCACGGCGCCAGGGCGATCTGACGCAACGCGCCCTCCCCGGCCTCGTGGTAGCGCGCGAGCAGTCGCTCGCTGTCGGCCAGGATGGTGTCCTCGCGCTGCACCACGCTGCGCGGCGGCAGGCCGCCGTCGTCCTGCGACAGGCTCATCGAACCGCGCGTCAGCACCGTGCGCAGGCCCAGCTCGGCCGCCGCCTCCAGTTCGATGTCGATGGCCTCGTCGAGCCCGGCTGGAAAGAGGTAGTGATGGTCGACGGCGGTGGTGCAGCCCGAGCGCAGCAGCTCGACCAGCGCCGTGCGCGCGGCGACGGCGAGCTGTTCGGGCCGCAGCTGCGCCCACACCGGATACAGCGCCTCCAGCCAGGGGAACAGCGGCTTGTCCAGCGCCGGCGGGCAGGCGCGCGTGAGGGTCTGGTAGAAGTGGTGATGCAGGTTGATCAGGCCGGGGACGACCACGTGCGCGCGGGCGTCGAAGGTCTCGTCCACCGGCGTCGCCGGGCGCGCTCCGGCCGGCAGGCATTCGACGATGCGGTCGTCCTCGACCACCAGGCCGCCGGCGGCCGCCTCGGCGAGGATCGCCAGCGGCTCGCGTATCCAGGTGCGCATGCGTACTCCAGGGTCAGAAGTGGTGCGCGGGCATGATAATGCAACGTTGCATACACATACACCCCGCCACGGCCTAGATTTGTCCGAAACGGCTGTTGCGGCGCTGCGAAAGCTGGTGAAGCGTGAGCGACTTGGCGAAGGCCTCGCTCTGCGAGATGTGGGTCTGCATCAGCGCGAGCGCCCCCGGCAGGTCGCGGCGCAGCAGGCACTGGACGAGTTCGTGATGCTCGGCGTAGGTCCGGTCGATGCGTTCGCCGCTGGTGAAATCGAGCCGCCGCACCACCCGGATGTGGTTGTTGATGTCGCGCAGATAGTTCGCCAGCACCACATTGCCGCCGCCCTCGGCCAGCGCCAGATGGAAGGATTCCTCGCGCGCCACCATCACGCCGGGATCGTCGGTGCGGCCGGGCTGCGTCACGGGATCCCATTCCGCGCCCAGCGCCTGCAGCGCCTCGTCGGCCATATGCTCGCAGGCGAAGCGCAGCGACAGCGCCTCGAGATCCTGGCGCACTTCGTAGTACTGCCCGAGTTCGGCGATATCGAGCTGGCGGATGAAACAGCCCTGCTTGGGCCGGATCAGCAGGTAGGCATCCTGTTCCAGGCGCTGCAGCGCCTCGCGCACCGGCGTGCGGCTGACGCCGAAATACTCGGCCAGCTCGGTTTCGGTGACGCGACTGCCGGGATACAGCTCGAAGCTCAGGATCATTTCGCGCAGCCGCACGTAGATGTCTTGTGCGGAACAGCGGGTGCCGGCGCGCGGCTTGGCGGACACATCGACGGGGCGACCCATGCTGACCTCCTCGGAACAGGCATTGCTGGCGAGCCGTGGTGACTCTTGCGGACCGTTGCGTCCACCCGGACGGTCACTATAGCAAACCGCTCCGGCCCGTCGCATGGAATGTTGCATGCATCAATCCAGCAGCCTCGCCGCCGCCTCGCGCAGCAACGCGATCACCTGCCGCCGGCCGGGCACGCCCGCGCGCGCCGCGACGTGCTCCCAGCCGCGTTTTTGCAGCACCTTCATCGCCAGCGCCTCGTGCGCGCGGCCTGCCGCAGCCGCCTGCGGCAGCGCGTCGACGGCGAGACGCCAGAGCGCGCCGAGCGCATCCTCGTATTCGCGTGCACCGGCGACGAAGTCCGCCGCCTCGCGGCGCCATGCGGGGTCCAGCGCCGGGGCCGGCGCCTCGCTCGGACCACGGGCGAGCAGTTCGAGCGCCAACCGCGGCTCGACGCCGCGCAGCGAATCGCCCAGCAGCTGGGGCAGCGACTCGAGATAGCGCCGGCGCAGGTCGGCATGCAGCCGACCGGCCTGCGTACTCACGGGCCTCAGAACCAGGGCCGCATGGGCGCCGCTGACGGCCTCGCGGGTCGCCCCGACGCGCAGCGGCAACAGGCCCGCACGCCGCCAGAAGGTCAGCAGCGGCGGCGTCGCGCCGAAACTCGCACCCAGCCAGTCGAGGCCCTGGATCGCCGCCTCGTTCGCCAGGCGGGCGATCAGTGCCGCGCCCAGTCCCCGGCGCTGCAACGTCGGATGCACCGCCAGCCGCACCACCCGCCAGCCGCGCAGGGCCATGGCGTCGGCGCGCCCGCAGTGGGCGGCAAGCACCTGCGGCAGCAGGTGACCGTGTACGCGGCGCCGGCCCTGCGCCACGCCGGCAGCGAGATCGGCCGGCAGCCCGCCCTCCTCCGCCACCAGCGCCACCGCCACGACGCGCCCGTCCAACCGCGCGACCCAGACCGCAAGCGATGGGCCGTCGAGCAGCTGGCGCAGATCCTGCGGCCGGGTCCGGTAGTGGGCGATGATCAGCAGGCCGAATACCTCGCGCAGCAAGGCTTCGTCCGCCGCCAGGGCATCCCGGCCCAGGCGTTCGATCGTGGCGCGCGCAAGCGGATGGCCGGCGGCCCCGTCGACGACTGCCGGCTCGGCATCGAGTAGTAGCGCGCGGAAACTAAGCGCCTCCAGGGGATCGCCGGCGGCCCAGCGCACCGGTTCGTGGAGGCTCAGCGCGCGCCAACCCGGCGTCTCGGCGTCGAGACGCGCGGAAAAACGCAGCGCGAAGGCGCGCCCGGAGCCCTCGTAGCCATGCACGGTGGTAGCGAAGGCCAGCCGCGGACAGCGCCGCAGCAGCCGCAGCACCAGCGCCTGCGGCAGGCAGGCGGCCTCGTCGACCAGTACGAGGTCGGTCTGCGGCGGCGCCTCGGCCAGAGCGTCGGGCGCGACGAATGACAGGCTGGCCTCGCCAAG
The Acidihalobacter prosperus DNA segment above includes these coding regions:
- a CDS encoding ABC transporter permease, with translation MEAKGGAAGAGGAAVGRWVIFGVVSIGLWAVVARLYGQTYLLPDPLQVLLQAGRQPGLLLHFTLITAAEIGIGFVVGSVAALLVSVALLGLPHWLRDYIQRLVVTLNSVPFVAMAGLVVIWFPAPMEAQTVAAALFCFFAVVYHTHQAFGASPPLYEDLMTSYSASFMQRLLYLKLPASLPVLMTSLKGGAMAAVNGAIVGELFGAYQGLGFLIMDSRYVGNTPRVFLSALLCTVLGWLLMGLLELLERRVLGWHRMRLRAAG
- a CDS encoding amidohydrolase family protein, encoding MSAVVYRAPMINPRGANLYDAWIDGGLRVRDGRIEALGDFDAVMRVGEAHDRVETLEGVIVPGFADVHIHWVQHPVRGAFEEALMPWLREHIWPEETRYADQDFARAAAQRFFADTVRAGTVMGMSYSSAHAEAVRIADQARVGDWMVGDVVMEHGAPEALTRASVHEAVELDRRASGLGTERYVVSPRFALNCSPRLMAELGVYARVGGFHVQTHLSESPGEIREVLREFPDAEDYTDVYDRAGLLGPRSVLGHCVHLSPREWAVLRARGSWIAHCPSSNEALDSGRMDLEAVRRHGIPYALASDVGAGPSHSLLHVMQRYLDAHRAAGVAVSAVEALYRATLAGAECMGRDAVAGNLDAGKRADFVLLPAPGGQLDVEGWIGEWTRGGMAELEGRPLATWIAGARHDPPAAPPRTASA
- a CDS encoding 8-oxoguanine deaminase — encoded protein: MRTWIREPLAILAEAAAGGLVVEDDRIVECLPAGARPATPVDETFDARAHVVVPGLINLHHHFYQTLTRACPPALDKPLFPWLEALYPVWAQLRPEQLAVAARTALVELLRSGCTTAVDHHYLFPAGLDEAIDIELEAAAELGLRTVLTRGSMSLSQDDGGLPPRSVVQREDTILADSERLLARYHEAGEGALRQIALAPCSPFSVTADLMRESAALARRHGARLHTHLAETDDETDYCLAHFGRRPVDYLDDLGWIADDVWVAHGIHFDETEIARLGAAGVGVAHCPSSNMILASGRCPVPALEAAGAPVGLGVDGSASNDASNLIAEVRQAFLLQRLHAGAGVIGHRDALRWATEGGARCLGRPELGRIAPGCQADLALFRVDDLGFAGAGDPLAALVLCAAQNADRVMVAGAWRLIDGEVPGVDRAALAAAQRAASHALLTAAGVRA
- a CDS encoding tRNA(Met) cytidine acetyltransferase TmcA encodes the protein MPPIDTIELAQSLSAAASASRQRRVLVLGGEAGWARAEAARLPLPDAAQGLWIGPDAPPGWVACAPREARGQLGREYARVCLDAFAGFDADAFGAVAGTLVGGGLLCLLSPPLAAWGDCPDPACARARGSPAAGDRFLARLAGMLADAPGVCVLGQDGRLAGDAQARRPIATPVAAPRIAADGCVNPEQRAAVAAVLRAATGHRRRPTVLTAHRGRGKSAAFGLAAAVLMAEHGRRVVVTGPSLAAVEAVFAHAARRLPAARRTRTALTLGEASLSFVAPDALAEAPPQTDLVLVDEAACLPQALVLRLLRRCPRLAFATTVHGYEGSGRAFALRFSARLDAETPGWRALSLHEPVRWAAGDPLEALSFRALLLDAEPAVVDGAAGHPLARATIERLGRDALAADEALLREVFGLLIIAHYRTRPQDLRQLLDGPSLAVWVARLDGRVVAVALVAEEGGLPADLAAGVAQGRRRVHGHLLPQVLAAHCGRADAMALRGWRVVRLAVHPTLQRRGLGAALIARLANEAAIQGLDWLGASFGATPPLLTFWRRAGLLPLRVGATREAVSGAHAALVLRPVSTQAGRLHADLRRRYLESLPQLLGDSLRGVEPRLALELLARGPSEAPAPALDPAWRREAADFVAGAREYEDALGALWRLAVDALPQAAAAGRAHEALAMKVLQKRGWEHVAARAGVPGRRQVIALLREAAARLLD
- a CDS encoding GntR family transcriptional regulator, which codes for MGRPVDVSAKPRAGTRCSAQDIYVRLREMILSFELYPGSRVTETELAEYFGVSRTPVREALQRLEQDAYLLIRPKQGCFIRQLDIAELGQYYEVRQDLEALSLRFACEHMADEALQALGAEWDPVTQPGRTDDPGVMVAREESFHLALAEGGGNVVLANYLRDINNHIRVVRRLDFTSGERIDRTYAEHHELVQCLLRRDLPGALALMQTHISQSEAFAKSLTLHQLSQRRNSRFGQI
- a CDS encoding ABC transporter substrate-binding protein — protein: MIQKWARAGLLLLGFAAFGAQAAEKPSVQVIESWFIHAESIGDVVAKDKGFFGDLDVRIVPGGPGLSPIQRVMAASRDGVVALGVDLPYNVVRARLSQGLPLVILSADFQHSAMRILSWKPVKTKDDIHGTFATWIGYDTPIKAVFGKDWAQHVQIVNQTGDPATLGAWLNHRYEFASGMVYNEVMVAAEHAKQPYHVVSYSDLGVDWPENVVFTTEKTLREHPEIIRQVLHARYRGYRYAFQHPEEAGKMLAKASPSLNIPFELKGLAKIYEIMRPPVGYDLGRIDGTVLRRMARQLADAGILPRDPNLSGAYHYVPSGVGWPPGAAVASE